CATTCTGCCAGAGCCGGAAATTCGGGATGAAGCGCGGCACTCGCGCCTTGTAGGCGAGATAGGGCTCGCCGAATTTCGCGCTGAGGAAGCGCTCCTCCTTGCGCACCACGATGGAGAAGACCAGCACGGTCAGCAGCGTGGCGGCCAGCGCCGCCGTGAGATTGCCGAACTGCGCGCCGGCGCCGGCCGCGCCGATGAAGGAGAAGACATAAAGCGGGTTGCGGCAGATCGAGTAGGGGCCGACCGCCACCACCTCGCTCTTCTTGCGCCCGCCAATATAGAGCGAGCTCCAGGTGCGGCCGATGATGGCGACCAGCAGCAGCCCGAAGCCGATGGTCTCGATGATCTCGTGCAGGCCGTCCTCACTGGCGTCCGGCCAGAGCGAGTGGCTGAACAGCAGCACGCTGAACGACGCGGCCCCGAGACCGAACAGCACGAGCTTGCGTATGTGCTGGACGGCGCCGATGTCGAGAAGCGGCGCGGCCTTGGGTGTGTCACTCATCTGTCGCCAATCAGGTTTAGAGTCTTTCCAAACCTATCATGGCGCATGCCGGCTTTTTTCAGGCGGCAGGTGCGATTTTACGCCACGCGCGATGCCGGGTTGTAGAGCTGAGCCGGTAGCCGTCGGTCGCGCAGCGCCAGGCCCCCCAGCACCAGCGCGAAGCCCAGCGCGTGATAGAGGTGCAGCGCCTCGCCGAGCACCCCGACCGCCAGCCCCGCGCCGAACACCGGCATGAGCTGGAGGAACTGGCCCGCCCGCGTCGGGCCGAGCACGGCGACCCCCTTCGCCCACAGCACGAAACCGAGCGTCGGCAGGCTCGCCACATAGAGGATGAGCAGCCCGGCCGTCCCGGCTTCCCGCGCGTCGACGGCGAGCGGCGTGGTCGCCAGTTCCCAGGCGGCGACCGGGGCGAGGGCGATGAGGCCGAAGGGAATGCTCACGGTGAGCGCCGCCGCCGCCGACAGGCCGACGGGGAAGCGTTTCAGCAGCACCGCATAGAGCGCGAAGGCGCTGATGCCGAGGAACAGCACGAGATCGCCGCCGTGGAAATCCAGCCGCGCCAGCGTGCCAATATCCCCGCGCAGCACGATGAAGGCGACGCCGGCGCTGGAGACGGCCAGCGCCAGGCGCGAGCGGGCGCTGGTGCGCTCGCCGAGGATCAGCCAGCCGAACAGCCCGACCACGATGGGCGCGGCCGAGCCGATGATCGAGCCATTGACCAGGCTGGTATGGGCAAGGCCGGCATAGATCAGCACGGTGAAGACGGCGATGTTGAGCACCCCCGCCGCCAGCCAGAGCGGCCAGCGGCGCAGGATCTCCGCCCGCTGCCCGGCGATCTCGCGGAAGGTGAAGGGGGCGAGCAGGGCCAGCGCCAGCAGCCAGCGCGCGGCGGAAAAGGTCGCCGGCGGCAGGATGTCGGCGGCGAGGCGCCCGGCGAGGAAATTGCCCGACCACAGCAGCGCGGCGCCGGCCAGCGCCAATGTCGCGAGAGTGGTGGGGGAGGCGGAAAGCTGCCGGCGCACCGGGCGGGCGGTGCGGGACACCAGAGGCGTGAGCGTGTCTGCGACGAAGGCCATGACGCGTCTCCCGGGTGGTGAAGGACAATCAGCCGAACTAGGTCAGTGTAGTTGACCTAATGCGGCATGTCCTTGCGTTCTCGGGAGGCGGCGCAGCCTCGCGCGGCAGAATCTGCCGTCAGGGCCGCTTTTTTGCGCTCGCGCTTTCGCTGCTCGTTTTCTCGGCAGGGTTTTCCGGCGCGGCGGGGAGGGCGCGCAGATGGTCGAGCGGCAGTCGGGCGCGCTCCTTCACCCGCTTCAGCGCCAGCGAGGAGCGCACGCCGCGCACGCCGGGCAGGCCCATGAGGATGGCGTGGGCGAAATGGGCGAAGCCTTCCAGATCCTCGCAGACCACATGCAGCATGTAGTCGCTGTCGCCGGTCACGCTGTAGCAGGCGACGACCTGCGGCAGCGCCAGCACCGCCGCCTCGAAATCGCGCGCCGCCTCCTCGACCTGCCGTTCCAGATGCACATGGATGAAGGCCATCACCCCGAGCCCGAGCTTTGAGGCATCAAGCCGCGCCTCATAGCCGGCGATCAACCCTTCCTCCTCCAGCCGGCGGGTGCGCCTCAGGCACGGCGAGGGCGAGAGGCCGATGCGCTCGGAGAGTTCCTGATTGGTCAGGCGCCCATCCTCCTGCAATTCACGGAGAATGCGCAGATCGAACATATCCAGCGTCGGTACGCGCATGCTCTGCCTCCCGTTGCGTCATCAGCGGCAGGATCGGTCGCCAGAGGGGAGAATGGCGGCAGGGCATGGCGCGGCGCAACTCAACTTTGGTCAGGGAGGCTGACTTAATAACCTTTGATCTGCCGTCATCCCGGCCCCTCGGGTCTTGCCCTGGCAAGCCCAAGGGCAAGCTTCTCGAAGCCGCAGAGCCGGGATCGTCTGGCATCTTGGTCGCGATCCCGGATCGGCCTGCGGCCGTCCGGGATGACGGAAAAGCCTCCAAAAATCCCAACATCTCGTGGATCGCTTCTCCCGAAACACTTGAACTTGTGGGTGCCGCGCGGCACGCTGGAGGCATGAAATTCACCCGGCTGCGTGTCACCGGCTTCAAGACCTTCGTGGAGCCGACCGAGATGCTCATCGAGCCCGGCCTGACGGGCGTGGTGGGCCCGAATGGCTGTGGCAAGTCGAACCTCGTCGAGGCGCTACGCTGGGTGATGGGCGAAAGCTCCTACAAGGCGATGCGCGCCGAAGGCATGGATGACGTCATCTTTGGCGGCTCCACCACGCGGCCCGCGCGCAACTCCGCCGAGGTGGTGCTCACCGTCGATAATGGCGACCGCTCCGCCCCCGCCGTGTTCAACGACGCGGACCTGCTCGAGATCTCCCGCCGCATCGAGCGCGAATCCGGCTCGGCCTACCGCATCAATGGGCGCGAGGTGCGCGCGCGCGACGTGCAGATCCTGTTCGCCGACGCCTCTTCCGGCTCGCGCTCGCCCTCCATGGTGCGGCAGGGGCAGATCGGCGAGATCGTCGGCGCCAAGCCCGCCGCCCGCCGCCGCCTGCTGGAAGAAGCGGCGGGCGTCGCCGGGCTTCATGCCCGCCGGCACGAGGCGGAGACGCGCCTGCGCGCCGCCGAGACCAACCTCACCCGGCTCGACGACGTGATCGGCCAGATCACCGGTCAGCTCGACGCGCTGCGCCGCCAGTCGCGCCAGGCGAGCCGCTACCGCGTGGTCTCCGGCGACATCCGCAAGGCCGAGGCGACGCTGCTCTGGCTGCGCTGGCGGGAAGCCGTCGGCGCGTTGGAGGAGGCCGCCCGCACCCATGATCTCGCGGTGCGCGAGGTGGCGGAGGCCACCCGCCTGCAGGGCGAGGCCGCGCGCGCCGCTGCCGTCGCCGCCCATGAGCTCCCGCCGCTGCGCGAGGCCGATGCGGTGTCCGCCGCGACGCTCCAGCGCCTCACCCTCGCGCGCGGCGAACTGGAGCGCGAGGAAGCCCGCGCCGGCCAGCGCCGCGAGGAACTCGACCGGCGCCTTGCCCAGCTTGCCGGCGACATGGAGCGCGAGCGGTCCCTTGCCGCCGACGCGCAAGGGGTGCTCGCCCGCCTGACCGACGAGGCGGAGGAACTGGCGGCAGCGCAGGAAGCCGTTGCCATCGAGGATGAGGAAGCGGTCTATGCCCGCGAGGAGGCCGCCGCCGCGCTCGCCGCCTCCGAGCGTGCCTTCGCCGAAGCGACCGCCGCCCATGCCGAGCAGGCCGCCCGGCGCGGCGCGCTGGAGCGGGCGCGGCGCGAGGCCGGCGAGCGCCTCGCGCGCCTCACCCGCGACGTCGCCACGCTCACGGAGCAGCACCGCCAAGTCGAAAGCCTCGCCGGCGCCGAGCGGCTCGACGAGCTGCGCGAGCGCGCCGAGATGGCGCAGGAAGCCTTCACAGAGGCGGAGATCGCCGCGCAGGAGGCGGAGGTCGCCCATAGCGAGGCCCGCGCCGCGCTCGATCATGCCCGCCGCCCGCTGGCCGAGGCCGAGCGCGCCGCCCAGCGGCTCGACACCGAGGCCCGCACGCTGGCCAAGCTCCTCGATGTCGGCACGCCCCGCCGCTGGGCGCCGGTGCTCGATTCGATCCGCGCCGCGCGCGGCTATGAGGCGGCGCTGGGGGCGGCGCTCGGCGATGATCTCGATGCGCCGGCCGACCCGTCCTCGCCGGTCCATTGGGCGCTGGTGCCGTCGGACGGCGATGCCCCGCTGCCCGCGGGTGTCTCCCCGCTCGCCGCCCATGTCGAGGCGCCCGCCGTGCTCGCCCGCCGCCTCGCGCAGATTGGCGTGGTCGCGCGGGAGGAGGGCGCGGCGCTTGCCGCCGAGCTGCGGCCCGGCCAGCGCCTCGTCTCCCGCGAGGGCGACCTCTGGCGCTGGGACGGGCTGACCGCCGCCGCCGACGCGCCCACCGCCGCCGCCCGGCGCCTCGCCGAGCGCAACCGCCTCGCCGATATCGAGGCCGAGCTGATCGGCGCCCGCGCCGAGGTGGCGAGCCGCCGCAAG
Above is a window of Ancylobacter sp. WKF20 DNA encoding:
- a CDS encoding DMT family transporter, whose protein sequence is MAFVADTLTPLVSRTARPVRRQLSASPTTLATLALAGAALLWSGNFLAGRLAADILPPATFSAARWLLALALLAPFTFREIAGQRAEILRRWPLWLAAGVLNIAVFTVLIYAGLAHTSLVNGSIIGSAAPIVVGLFGWLILGERTSARSRLALAVSSAGVAFIVLRGDIGTLARLDFHGGDLVLFLGISAFALYAVLLKRFPVGLSAAAALTVSIPFGLIALAPVAAWELATTPLAVDAREAGTAGLLILYVASLPTLGFVLWAKGVAVLGPTRAGQFLQLMPVFGAGLAVGVLGEALHLYHALGFALVLGGLALRDRRLPAQLYNPASRVA
- a CDS encoding isoprenylcysteine carboxylmethyltransferase family protein, encoding MSDTPKAAPLLDIGAVQHIRKLVLFGLGAASFSVLLFSHSLWPDASEDGLHEIIETIGFGLLLVAIIGRTWSSLYIGGRKKSEVVAVGPYSICRNPLYVFSFIGAAGAGAQFGNLTAALAATLLTVLVFSIVVRKEERFLSAKFGEPYLAYKARVPRFIPNFRLWQNVSTLEINTHLVVRTFLDACVFLAAIPLAEGIEMAQAQGWLPVLWLVP
- a CDS encoding Lrp/AsnC family transcriptional regulator, with the protein product MRVPTLDMFDLRILRELQEDGRLTNQELSERIGLSPSPCLRRTRRLEEEGLIAGYEARLDASKLGLGVMAFIHVHLERQVEEAARDFEAAVLALPQVVACYSVTGDSDYMLHVVCEDLEGFAHFAHAILMGLPGVRGVRSSLALKRVKERARLPLDHLRALPAAPENPAEKTSSESASAKKRP
- a CDS encoding AAA family ATPase; its protein translation is MKFTRLRVTGFKTFVEPTEMLIEPGLTGVVGPNGCGKSNLVEALRWVMGESSYKAMRAEGMDDVIFGGSTTRPARNSAEVVLTVDNGDRSAPAVFNDADLLEISRRIERESGSAYRINGREVRARDVQILFADASSGSRSPSMVRQGQIGEIVGAKPAARRRLLEEAAGVAGLHARRHEAETRLRAAETNLTRLDDVIGQITGQLDALRRQSRQASRYRVVSGDIRKAEATLLWLRWREAVGALEEAARTHDLAVREVAEATRLQGEAARAAAVAAHELPPLREADAVSAATLQRLTLARGELEREEARAGQRREELDRRLAQLAGDMERERSLAADAQGVLARLTDEAEELAAAQEAVAIEDEEAVYAREEAAAALAASERAFAEATAAHAEQAARRGALERARREAGERLARLTRDVATLTEQHRQVESLAGAERLDELRERAEMAQEAFTEAEIAAQEAEVAHSEARAALDHARRPLAEAERAAQRLDTEARTLAKLLDVGTPRRWAPVLDSIRAARGYEAALGAALGDDLDAPADPSSPVHWALVPSDGDAPLPAGVSPLAAHVEAPAVLARRLAQIGVVAREEGAALAAELRPGQRLVSREGDLWRWDGLTAAADAPTAAARRLAERNRLADIEAELIGARAEVASRRKALEAVEAALRAAGSRENAAREARRQSLRAMETTREELARAERQASEQAARLSALAANLERAEIEREAALSAGEEIEAQLTEVAPPVESEAALAEARARVAQDRAVLAELRARADGLAREREQRTRRLAAIAEEQRGWRARAEGTGERVAALEARIEEVAFECEDLEEAPARFAARRRALLDEIAKAEAARRESGDRLAAAESAQAESDRAARAALDALAGAREASARAEARIEATRQRREDLVREIADMLDGPPESARDIAGLNGDSPLPEASGVEADLDRLKRERERLGAVNLRAEEELSEVESRQQGLAAEREDLTEAIKRLRQGIYSLNREARERLQASFTVVDGHFRQLFGTLFGGGEAQLILTDSDDPLEAGLDIIAKPPGKKPQSLSLLSGGEQALTAMALIFAVFLTNPAPICVLDEVDAPLDDANVERFCNLLDEMQRLTETRFLTITHNPITMSRMNRLFGVTMAERGISKLVSVDLATAESFREAS